A region from the uncultured Bacteroides sp. genome encodes:
- a CDS encoding site-specific integrase — MPNLIKIKMDGFLADIEDKGFNQAIRWRCGKTCRLFAQWACEQHFKDVSEESLRRYALKVVGYWEAARNLPLQKRLTLMVLRRWSNFLMGMPYEYRIPAKDYRFSTAIGNWIGPYLDWCIQSLLRRPETINGKKRILFWLDIFLSSEGLEVANINIGNVDKHFMSLPLGQRKSHKSTIREFLHYLYSNDLLPVNLSGQILKEPRRRRPERLPSVYSTEEVKQLLKSVDQSTSKGKRDYLVLLLCAQYGLRASDIVRLKLDNFNWEKNIIRVRQYKTDVDIELPLLASVGNAVINYLKHGHPSPNTGILVVSHMRTTVGQPLDRATIHSIVTAAFRNSNITGWQEKRHGPHSMRHSLASNLIKQEVSLMTISAALGHKSAESTKVYIKIDIDGLRKCGLAIPTMSNLWISGPELEAAQR; from the coding sequence ATGCCAAATTTAATCAAAATCAAAATGGATGGATTCTTGGCCGACATCGAGGACAAGGGTTTCAATCAGGCTATCCGTTGGCGATGCGGCAAAACATGCCGTCTATTCGCCCAATGGGCATGTGAACAGCATTTCAAGGATGTTTCTGAAGAAAGCCTCCGAAGATATGCGCTTAAAGTCGTTGGATATTGGGAAGCTGCAAGGAATTTACCGTTACAGAAGCGACTGACACTTATGGTACTTCGTCGTTGGAGTAATTTTTTGATGGGGATGCCATATGAATATCGAATCCCGGCAAAGGACTATCGTTTCTCAACAGCCATTGGTAATTGGATAGGACCTTACCTTGATTGGTGTATTCAATCTCTTTTAAGACGTCCAGAAACAATTAACGGCAAAAAAAGAATTCTTTTTTGGTTGGATATTTTTTTGAGTTCTGAAGGGCTTGAAGTGGCAAATATCAATATTGGGAATGTCGACAAACACTTTATGTCACTGCCTTTGGGACAAAGGAAAAGCCACAAGTCCACAATACGGGAATTCCTTCATTATCTGTATTCCAACGATCTGTTGCCGGTAAACTTATCAGGGCAAATCCTCAAGGAGCCCAGACGCAGAAGGCCTGAAAGGCTTCCTTCGGTCTATTCCACAGAAGAAGTTAAACAATTGCTAAAATCTGTTGACCAAAGCACTTCGAAAGGGAAACGGGACTATTTGGTGCTACTGTTATGTGCTCAATACGGACTCAGGGCATCGGATATTGTGAGGCTAAAGCTTGACAACTTCAATTGGGAAAAGAACATCATCAGAGTCCGACAATATAAGACGGACGTGGACATAGAACTGCCTCTTTTGGCATCTGTCGGGAACGCTGTAATCAACTACCTTAAGCACGGACATCCATCTCCAAATACCGGAATTCTAGTTGTATCCCATATGAGAACTACAGTTGGTCAGCCCTTGGATCGTGCGACAATACACTCCATAGTAACAGCGGCATTCCGCAACTCCAATATAACTGGTTGGCAAGAAAAACGTCATGGTCCTCACTCCATGCGCCATAGTCTGGCATCCAACCTTATCAAGCAAGAAGTAAGCCTAATGACCATAAGTGCCGCTCTTGGACATAAGAGCGCAGAGTCCACGAAAGTCTATATCAAGATTGACATAGACGGTCTTCGTAAATGTGGTCTTGCCATACCTACAATGTCTAACCTATGGATATCAGGACCGGAATTGGAGGCCGCACAAAGATGA
- a CDS encoding DDE-type integrase/transposase/recombinase, with the protein MSKRTVHNYKQLVSQTNLSYDALLRLSDFDLAAILQPASSVPQADGRKSTLDLELESYLSELNRPYVTIQLLWEEYITQYPDGYQYTQFKKHLIDYRKSHEYVYHNTYAPGQEWQIDFAGDHLYLTDRKSGSSQAVVLLCCILPFSGYAFAIALMSAVMEHFFYGLGKGLEHLGAVPQVAKSDNMAQWVKKSSRYEPKFTDATDQWCLHYGIIPDVCRVRKPRDKGYDKYSVM; encoded by the coding sequence ATGAGTAAGCGCACTGTCCACAACTACAAGCAACTGGTGTCTCAAACAAATCTTTCTTACGATGCTCTTCTGCGACTGAGCGACTTCGATCTTGCCGCCATTCTGCAACCCGCATCATCCGTCCCCCAAGCGGACGGACGTAAAAGCACACTCGATCTTGAGTTAGAGAGTTATCTTTCAGAGCTCAACCGCCCGTATGTGACGATCCAATTGCTTTGGGAAGAGTATATCACCCAATATCCGGATGGATACCAATACACACAATTCAAGAAACATCTGATTGATTACCGTAAAAGCCACGAGTATGTTTACCACAACACTTATGCCCCGGGTCAGGAGTGGCAGATTGATTTTGCGGGCGATCATCTTTATCTGACCGATCGTAAAAGCGGCTCTTCCCAGGCTGTGGTACTTCTCTGCTGCATTCTCCCCTTTAGCGGTTATGCTTTTGCCATCGCCCTGATGAGTGCCGTTATGGAACATTTCTTCTACGGTTTAGGAAAAGGACTTGAGCATCTTGGTGCTGTTCCTCAGGTGGCTAAAAGTGATAACATGGCCCAATGGGTAAAGAAGTCCTCCCGTTATGAACCCAAGTTTACAGATGCCACAGACCAATGGTGCCTTCATTACGGCATCATACCAGATGTTTGCCGAGTGCGCAAGCCCCGTGATAAGGGTTATGACAAGTATTCTGTTATGTAA
- a CDS encoding vitamin K epoxide reductase family protein, translating into MNDVFSVFLAELGVKHTGYSHVFYSQHPYKDSLYGISDALMKYNIPNVSVRIGVDELKKIEPPFIVYLENDFIIVKEILPNDIKYIWNGKKFIISFQEFLQIWSGILLIAEPSNESKEPNYRKHLVYSLIQLLKKATFVILVILSILFTVKAPNQLGAWSLISLNFLGGYVGCLLFLKQNNKNSKIADRICTILKQQDCNNILDSKAAKFFSFSWSEIGLCYFLGNLIILFYFPEFIFFTMCLNIISLPYTFWSIWYQYKIIHQWCVLCLIVQVLLWGIFVVNVLQKDVNMRNITIPLLLCSVCIYGVLLLTINKLSDWVVYKQSYRNLLQKYNKIKINDDVFRALLYKQPRIKVSKLASQIIFGNIDSQICITAFTNPHCNPCAQMHFRLKKIICELEHKVCVQYVFSAFNEDLLDSNRILIAAYLQNNRDAASCILDMWFRWGKTNPLKFCHKYGLLIKDSNVDEELDKHEKWKQKNELKETPMIFLNGYLLPKEYSAEDLILLVNNIILSDNGVI; encoded by the coding sequence ATGAATGATGTATTTTCAGTATTCTTAGCGGAATTGGGTGTAAAACATACAGGTTATTCGCATGTTTTTTATAGTCAGCATCCATATAAAGATTCTTTATATGGTATATCTGATGCTTTGATGAAATATAATATACCCAATGTTAGTGTGCGTATAGGCGTTGATGAGTTAAAAAAAATAGAGCCGCCTTTTATTGTGTATTTGGAAAATGATTTTATTATTGTAAAGGAAATATTACCTAACGATATAAAATATATCTGGAATGGAAAGAAATTTATAATATCTTTTCAGGAGTTCTTGCAAATTTGGTCTGGCATTCTTCTTATTGCTGAACCTAGTAATGAATCAAAAGAACCTAATTACAGAAAACATTTGGTTTATTCTCTTATACAATTATTGAAGAAAGCTACATTTGTAATATTAGTTATATTGAGTATATTGTTTACTGTGAAGGCCCCTAACCAGCTCGGCGCTTGGTCATTGATTTCTTTGAATTTTTTAGGGGGATATGTTGGTTGTCTGCTTTTTTTAAAGCAGAATAATAAAAATTCTAAAATTGCAGATAGGATATGTACTATTTTAAAACAGCAGGATTGCAACAATATATTAGATAGTAAAGCTGCTAAATTTTTTTCATTTAGTTGGAGTGAAATAGGCCTTTGTTACTTTCTTGGTAATTTAATAATCTTGTTCTACTTTCCTGAGTTTATTTTTTTTACAATGTGTTTAAATATTATATCTTTACCATATACTTTTTGGAGCATATGGTATCAATATAAAATAATCCATCAATGGTGTGTGTTATGTTTGATTGTACAAGTTTTGCTATGGGGTATTTTTGTTGTTAATGTCTTGCAGAAAGATGTAAACATGAGAAATATAACTATTCCTTTATTGTTATGTTCTGTGTGTATTTATGGGGTTTTATTGCTGACTATAAATAAATTGTCTGATTGGGTAGTATATAAACAAAGTTATCGTAATTTACTACAAAAGTATAACAAAATCAAAATAAACGATGATGTATTCAGAGCCTTACTTTATAAGCAACCTCGTATTAAAGTTAGCAAACTAGCATCACAGATTATCTTTGGTAATATAGATTCTCAAATATGTATAACTGCTTTTACTAATCCACATTGCAATCCTTGTGCACAAATGCACTTTAGATTAAAAAAAATTATATGTGAGTTAGAACATAAGGTTTGTGTACAGTATGTGTTTTCTGCTTTTAATGAGGATTTATTGGATAGCAATCGCATTTTGATAGCTGCTTATTTGCAAAATAATAGAGATGCTGCCAGTTGTATACTGGACATGTGGTTCAGATGGGGAAAAACTAATCCTTTAAAATTTTGTCATAAATACGGATTGCTGATAAAAGACTCAAATGTTGATGAAGAGTTAGATAAGCACGAAAAGTGGAAACAGAAAAATGAATTAAAAGAAACTCCAATGATATTTTTGAATGGCTATTTGTTGCCTAAGGAATATAGTGCCGAAGACTTAATTCTTTTAGTAAATAATATTATATTATCAGATAATGGGGTAATATAG